From Penicillium psychrofluorescens genome assembly, chromosome: 1, one genomic window encodes:
- a CDS encoding uncharacterized protein (ID:PFLUO_001297-T1.cds;~source:funannotate), translating into MASRGYCEPATRAPAPNSAAMGSIHERNDPCNYTKVVRKRGRRPRSDGNRSFRRDSRVSLDLDSPQAPDGSPRDTTLSSSMSAQEVPQPAMTPGLMPLEPRGSISLHQGAFDDVPTTLPDNLSLRQPYPCLDSVLPYLHGILTPEEASEMLEIYFNEQHSSLFKSTSPYALAHILHPESVLHSTDPRPTSPILLMVILFCVAQTADMKIFDSPGARERISVELYRISLDLFEPEDPDNYFRTSDGWQFHPHLGASSPSNPQATPGRQVAGTTLLPKALGSTDIILAVAILTLVVSGGHYKADSLKWRDKLIRLVRASGLSMEDQDFDLGPVFRGLYNGDATFRRWLISKEERRRLFWLVYSLDRHLALSFNLRLSLPDGTFCVRTPLPEQLWRSLDTADLNCIPACPLGPPTRISGSGFFEYFLPLASLLGHIIDLHHYRNHPSLGEFIPHDAIRRVEAMIDQRQQELAELENQGDALFSDGVNPFAPHSNGGPAHGGDTFSSPTGLTHGSKLPLFKAYSTYLLHVFYILLHGKWDPISMIEDKDDWITSESFLTCASHALSATGVMSQILTLDPEMTFMPYLFGIYLLQGSFILLLFVDRMPELGPNRSVEEVCETIIRAHEVSIVTLDTTFQKNFRKVFRSMLYDAQQAGPHAWDEHKARRRELLSLYRWTPLAHGLAY; encoded by the exons atggccagtCGAGGGTACTGCGAGCCTGCGACTCGTGCACCCGCTCCAAACAGCGCTGCGATGGGCAGCATCCATG AACGAAATGACCCGTGCAATTACACGAAAGTGGTTCGGAAGCGCGGTCGCCGCCCACGATCAGACGGTAATCGCAGCTTCAGACGGGACAGTCGCGTCTCCCTGGACCTAGATTCTCCCCAGGCGCCAGATGGCAGTCCGCGCGATACGACCCTGTCCAGTAGCATGTCGGCGCAGGAGGTACC CCAGCCAGCTATGACGCCGGGTCTG ATGCCGCTTGAGCCCAGAGGCTCGATATCCCTCCATCAAGGGGCGTTTGATGATGTCCCAACGACTCTCCCCGATAACCTTTCACTGCGACAGCCATACCCCTGTCTTGATTCCGTGCTGCCATATTTACATGGAATTCTGACCCCAGAAGAGGCATCCGAGATGCTCGAGATCTATTTCAATGAGCAGCATAGCTCTTTATTTAAATCGACTTCGCCTTATGCTCTGGCGCATATCTTACATCCTGAGTCGGTCCTGCATTCCACCGACCCGCGTCCGACATCTCCAATCCTGCTGATGGTCATCCTCTTTTGTGTGGCACAAACGGCGGATATGAAGATCTTCGATTCTCCGGGAGCCAGAGAGCGCATTAGCGTGGAGCTCTATCGTATTTCACTGGATCTGTTCGAgccagaagatccagacAACTATTTTCGGACATCTG ATGGGTGGCAGTTTCATCCTCATCTTGGCGCGAGCTCCCCAAGCAATCCACAAGCGACTCCAGGTCGCCAGGTGGCAGGGACGACATTGCTCCCCAAGGCTCTCGGGTCAACGGATATCATCTTGGCAGTTGCCATTTTGACCTTGGTTGTATCAGGAGGCCACTACAAGGCAGATTCTCTCAAATGGCGAGACAAACTCATCCGACTGGTCCGGGCCAGTGGTCTCAGCATGGAAGACCAAGATTTTGACTTGGGCCCTGTTTTCCGTGGTCTTTACAATGGCGATGCTACTTTTCGGCGGTGGCTCATCTCGAAAGAGGAACGGCGACGCCTCTTCTGGCTAGTTTATTCTCTAGACCGCCATCTGGCTCTCTCTTTCAATCTCCGACTGAGCCTCCCGGACGGCACATTCTGTGTTCGCACCCCTTTACCTGAGCAACTGTGGCGATCTCTCGATACCGCCGACTTGAATTGCATCCCTGCATGCCCACTAGGACCGCCGACGCGCATCTCAGGGAGTGGGTTTTTTGAATatttcttgcccttggcctcACTTCTAGGACATATCATCGATTTACACCACTACCGCAACCACCCCTCACTCGGCGAATTCATTCCCCATGACGCTATTCGGCGCGTGGAGGCCATGATTGATCAGCGGCAGCAAGAGCTTGCCGAATTGGAGAACCAAGGCGATGCCTTATTCTCGGATGGAGTCAACCCCTTCGCTCCGCACTCCAATGGTGGCCCAGCTCATGGCGGAGACAcgttctcttctcccactggCCTGACTCATGGGTCAAAGCTGCCGCTGTTCAAGGCATACAGTACATATCTTCTTCACGTCTTCTATATCTTGCTCCACGGCAAATGGGATCCGATATCCATGATTGAGGACAAAGATGACTGGATCACCTCGGAGAGCTTTTTGACTTGTGCCTCTCATGCACTGAGTGCAACGGGGGTGATGTCTCAGATCCTCACTCTGGACCCAGAAATGACGTTCATGCCGTACCTTTTTGGCATCTATCTGCTCCAAGGTAGTTTTATTCTGCTACTTTTCGTGGATCGAATGCCGGAACTTGGTCCCAATCGATCTGTGGAAGAGGTCTGCGAGACCATCATTCGCGCTCACGAAGTGAGCATCGTCACTTTGGATACCACATTCCAG AAAAACTTCCGCAAGGTCTTCCGCTCGATGCTCTATGATGCCCAGCAGGCTGGTCCTCATGCATGGGACGAACATAAAGCGCGGCGCAGAGAGTTACTTTCGCTATATCGGTGGACACCTCTCGCTCATGGGCTTGCATATTAG
- a CDS encoding uncharacterized protein (ID:PFLUO_001298-T1.cds;~source:funannotate) has protein sequence MAPTPLSIDVPSSYETINLTHIKLSHHPAGAPTATPVIVVTLNRPEKYNAFTPQMADSLEHAFRMIHLDPRVKVAVLTGAGKMFCAGSDLDVGFGDGKGRAVDFRDIGGRVTIAMHRCQKPTIVALQGSAVGVGMTMTLPAAVRICHEKSKYGFVFTRRGLTIESCASYFLPRLLGFSRAMYLISTGAVFPPSPQHFGDLFAEVLPEAAQVLPRALELAQDMAVNVSPLASTMSRALMWEGPDSPEAAHLLESRVFHHMTGQPDYKEGVASFLQKRPPIFNTNVHDNGPSDYPWWDEVHIDRELRASKEPSKL, from the exons ATGGCACCGACACCACTCTCAATCGATGTTCCCAGCTCGTACGAAACAATCAACCTCACCCACATCAAACTCTCCCATCATCCAGCCGGCGCGCCGACCGCTACGCCCGTTATAGTTGTGACCCTAAACCGGCCGGAGAAGTACAATGCGTTCACTCCACAGATGGCTGATAGCCTGGAGCACGCTTTCCGAATGATTCATCTAGATCCTCGCGTCAAGGTAGCTGTTTTGACGGGCGCCGGCAAGATGTTCTGTGCTGGATCGGATCTAGATGTTGGATTTGGGGATGGGAAGGGGAGGGCTGTGGATTTTCGAGATAT TGGCGGTCGAGTGACTATAGCGATGCATCGATGCCAGAAGCCGACAATCGTTGCGCTTCAGGGTTCTGCTGTAGGAGTTGGCATGACCATGACTCTGCCAGCTGCTGTGCG GATCTGCCACGAGAAGAGCAAATATGGCTTCGTGTTCACACGACGAGGTCTGACAATTGAATCCTGCGCTTCATATTTCCTCCCCCGCCTACTAGGATTCTCTCGGGCCATGTACCTCATCTCGACCGGCGCTGTTTTTCCGCCTTCGCCTCAGCATTTCGGGGACCTGTTTGCCGAGGTCCTGCCAGAGGCCGCGCAGGTGCTGCCCCGGGCGCTGGAGCTTGCTCAGGACATGGCGGTGAATGTCAGTCCGTTGGCGTCGACCATGAGTCGGGCCTTGATGTGGGAGGGGCCGGACTCGCCCGAGGCAGCTCATCTGCTCGAGTCCCGGGTTTTTCATCATATGACCGGTCAGCC GGACTATAAGGAGGGTGTCGCTTCGTTTTTGCAAAAACGCCCGCCAATATTCAATACCAATGTTCATGATAATGGGCCGTCCGACTATCCCTGGTGGGATGAAGTACATATCGACCGCGAGCTTCGAGCTTCGAAGGAACCGTCCAAGCTGTAA
- a CDS encoding uncharacterized protein (ID:PFLUO_001299-T1.cds;~source:funannotate): MADDIPMDVLSSSGASDASSFCSTGPTTPASSPLFRPSGSDDLAVLTQLAHLRSIESVASEPVKSVCVVGAGYVGGPTAAVLALYHPSITVEVLDRDPRRIQQWQSPHLPVHESGLETVVRTVRDGADMAGDEGLTDPLSVQKRGRNLFFTCDTATIARADIVFMAVNTPTKTFGVGAGCATNMTAFDSAMREVAAHAKPGAIIVEKSTVPGGTAERVRKMLSTYRPGVPFEVLSNPEFLAEGCAIDNLTAPDRVLIGSAGTPSGRRAARTLANLYEAWVPSSKILQTNSWSSELAKLVANAMLAQRISSINSISAICEKTGAEVDQVAHAIGLDARIGPQFLKAGLGFGGSCFRKDIASLAYLAESLGLDDVAHYWRQVNVMNERQRDRFSRKVIDCFERNLVGRKLAILGFAFKKNTGDTRESLAVDVIRQLLEERPAEIAIFDPYCRPEDILREIMSVAPEAVHNEVVKISSDPYLACSQAHAVLVVTDCDQFRNTRPKKKRATTQSVLFPQKSPAWAPAHDLLCHETTLERETWTHDGVSYQLNAQDACSPNCSDCRTTCDRPSVTEQVEWTRIAYNMLEPRWVFDGRGQLDAAELEKLGVRVDTVGRRTA, translated from the exons atggccgacgacaTCCCGATGGATGTCTTGTCATCGTCAGGCGCGTCGGACGCGagctccttctgctcgaCCGGTCCGACGACCCCGGCCTCCAGCCCGCTGTTTCGTCCTTCGGGATCGGACGACCTGGCCGTGCTGACCCAGCTGGCGCACCTGCGGAGCATCGAGAGCGTTGCCAGTGAGCCTGTGAAGAGCGTCTGTGTTGTGGGCGCGGGATATGTTG GTGGCCCAACGGCAGCAGTTCTGGCGCTGTACCACCCGTCCATCACGGTCGAGGTGCTAGATCGTGATCCGCGTCGGATTCAGCAGTGGCAGTCGCCGCATCTGCCGGTGCACGAGTCGGGCCTGGAAACGGTTGTCCGTACTGTGCGAGACGGCGCCGACATGGCCGGCGACGAAGGGCTTACCGATCCCCTTTCCGTGCAGAAACGCGGTCGGAATCTGTTCTTTACCTGCGACACTGCGACTATTGCGCGCGCAGATATTGTCTTCATGGCCGTCAACACCCCGACCAAGACTTTTGGTGTCGGTGCCGGTTGTGCTACCAACATGACGGCCTTTGACTCGGCGATGCGAGAGGTGGCTGCCCATGCTAAGCCGGGCGCTATCATCGTGGAGAAGAGTACTGTTCCTGGGGGAACTGCGGAGCGCGTGCGAAAGATG CTAAGCACGTACCGCCCCGGAGTGCCGTTCGAAGTCCTTTCAAACCCCGAGTTTCTCGCCGAAGGTTGCGCTATTGACAACCTGACAGCGCCAGATCGTGTGCTGATCGGATCCGCGGGGACACCCTCTGGCCGGCGGGCTGCTCGCACGCTCGCTAATCTTTACGAGGCATGGGTGCCATCATCCAAGATTCTTCAGACCAACTCATGGTCATCCGAGCTTGCCAAGCTAGTCGCAAATGCCATGCTTGCCCAGCGAATCAGCAGCATCAACTCGATCAGCGCCATTTGCGAAAAGACCGGCGCCGAGGTAGACCAGGTAGCGCATGCTATCGGGCTAGATGCACGGATCGGTCCTCAGTTTCTCAAGGCCGGCCTGGGATTCGGAGGCTCGTGTTTCCGAAAGGATATTGCCAGTTTGGCCTACCTGGCCGAGTCACTCGGCCTGGACGATGTAGCCCACTATTGGCGACAGGTCAACGTGATGAACGAGCGACAACGTGACCGGTTTTCCCGCAAAGTTATCGACTGTTTTGAAAGGAACTTGGTCGGCCGCAAGCTCGCCATTCTCGGGTTTGCgttcaagaagaacacgGGCGACACGCGAGAGTCGCTGGCAGTCGATGTCATCCGCcagcttctggaagaacGGCCAGCGGAGATTGCGATTTTTGATCCATACTGCCGTCCCGAGGACATTCTGCGCGAAATCATGTCCGTCGCTCCCGAGGCAGTGCACAATGAAGTGGTGAAGATCTCTTCGGACCCGTACCTGGCCTGCTCGCAAGCCCACGCGGTCCTCGTCGTCACAGACTGCGATCAGTTCCGCAACACCcggccgaagaagaagcgcgcaACAACACAATCTGTTCTGTTCCCACAGAAGAGCCCGGCATGGGCACCGGCACACGACCTACTGTGCCACGAAACCACCCTGGAACGCGAGACGTGGACACACGACGGCGTGTCGTATCAACTGAATGCCCAAGACGCCTGTTCCCCAAACTGCAGCGACTGCCGCACCACATGCGACCGCCCCAGCGTGACGGAACAAGTGGAATGGACCCGCATTGCATACAACATGCTCGAGCCGCGATGGGTCTTCGATGGACGTGGTCAGCTGGAtgctgccgagctggagaagctgggtgTGCGGGTTGACACGGTCGGGCGGCGAACGGCATAG
- a CDS encoding uncharacterized protein (ID:PFLUO_001300-T1.cds;~source:funannotate), whose product MESSPLLGQADAAEDSFPSILEGKRVLLATESWGPVNGVSRTTRSLVEYLRAHSVDLVLVAPQFQGSVASKEQQHPQDRRLPGSPLPYNPDLTVVYPFHLHDVYSQPSVPELIYLASPASLGFQLLLHIRQLRSPPPVVLNFQTDLSAYSEILLPAPLDRFGVWLLATVQGFLFRTAAVNTIFYPCSAIGRYLESAGAPTDRMVQLGRGVDTSLFTPAQSDADYRREIAPNGEIILVCVCRIAPEKGFEFLAQVAQRLAAAKVPFKLLIVGGNRNPAVENKVQRLFDPVRSHVIFTGFLTGVALARAYASSDIFLHCSITETFGLVVLEAMASGLPVIARDQGGPSDIIRHGKTGYLVPPSDVDQFTALVREVSQDGSRRETLAVAARQYADDTTWEKINRRAAWQMAGALKHHDQESQELRSTMPPRIIGTAIEQVRLMFTVAVVYFFWLIAVVPLIVHGNRMVPRAWQALCRRLRCRGRRAPI is encoded by the coding sequence ATGGAATCCTCGCCGCTGCTAGGCCAGGCGGACGCCGCCGAGGACAGTTTCCCCAGCATCCTCGAGGGCAAGCGCGTCTTGCTAGCCACCGAGTCCTGGGGTCCCGTCAACGGAGTCAGTCGCACCACCCGCAGCCTGGTCGAGTACCTGCGCGCCCACAGTGTCGATCTGGTTCTCGTCGCGCCCCAGTTCCAGGGCTCTGTCGCGTccaaagagcagcagcacccGCAGGACCGGCGCCTGCCCGGTTCGCCGCTACCGTATAACCCCGACCTGACGGTCGTCTATCCATTCCATCTGCACGATGTGTACTCCCAACCCTCGGTGCCCGAGCTGATCTACCTGGCCAGCCCGGCCTCGCTGGGGTTCCAGTTGCTGCTGCATATCCGCCAGCTGCGctctccgccgccggtcGTGCTGAACTTCCAAACGGATCTGTCTGCCTACTCAGAGATCTTGCTGCCGGCCCCATTAGACCGCTTCGGTGTCTGGCTGTTGGCGACGGTGCAGGGCTTTTTGTTTCGCACTGCAGCCGTGAACACCATCTTCTATCCATGCTCGGCCATCGGCCGATACCTCGAAAGTGCTGGTGCGCCTACCGATCGAATGGTCCAGCTGGGTCGCGGCGTTGATACCAGCTTGTTCACGCCAGCGCAGAGCGATGCGGACTATCGGCGCGAGATCGCGCCAAACGGAGAAATCATTCTCGTCTGCGTCTGCCGCATCGCCCCGGAGAAAGGATTTGAATTCCTGGCGCAAGTTGCACAGCGGCTGGCCGCAGCCAAGGTGCCGTTCAAATTGTTGATAGTGGGAGGCAACCGAAACCCAGCAGTGGAGAACAAGGTCCAGCGCCTGTTCGACCCTGTGCGCAGCCATGTCATCTTCACGGGCTTCTTGACCGGGGTTGCGCTCGCCCGCGCCTATGCCTCCTCCGACATTTTCCTGCACTGCTCGATCACCGAGACCTTTGGCCTGGTCGtgctggaagccatggccAGTGGGCTTCCGGTCATtgcccgagaccaaggcGGACCATCTGATATCATCCGTCACGGAAAGACGGGGTACCTGGTTCCCCCGAGTGACGTGGACCAATTCACGGCCTTGGTCCGAGAGGTCTCGCAGGATGGTTCGCGACGAGAGACGCTCGCTGTGGCGGCCCGGCAGTATGCGGACGATACAAcgtgggagaagatcaatCGGCGGGCGGCCTGGCAGATGGCGGGTGCTTTGAAGCATCACGATCAGGAGTCGCAGGAGTTGCGGTCAacgatgccgccgaggatTATTGGCACGGCTATTGAACAAGTGCGGCTCATGTTCACCGTGGCAGTCGTCTACTTCTTCTGGCTGATCGCCGTGGTGCCACTCATTGTGCATGGCAATCGAATGGTGCCTCGGGCATGGCAAGCGCTGTGCCGTCGGCTCCGCTGCCGTGGTCGTAGAGCTCCCATTTGA
- a CDS encoding uncharacterized protein (ID:PFLUO_001301-T1.cds;~source:funannotate), protein MKLAVFSAKSYDRKYLDEVRAARFPDLCTIEHHAFALSSETVSLAQGCGAVCAFVNDTLDARVLTTLHGYGIRAILLRCAGFNHIDLAAAESLGLFVANVPAYSPEAVAEFAIALTQTLNRKTHRAYNRVREGNFNIEGLLGRTLHGKTVGIVGLGRIGMATARIFNGFGCRLLAHDPVVDSDTFRQYGTLVDLDTLLQESHIVSLHCPLTESTRHLINEKTLARMRPGAMLVNTSRGGLIKTEAVIQALKTHVLGGLALDVYEAEGELFYNDHSGEIIEDDVLMRLMTFHNVLLCGHQAFFTSEALTEIADVTLSNLSDFVARRSCKNSLVSEGHVVVPADKEPVRL, encoded by the coding sequence ATGAAACTAGCCGTCTTCAGCGCCAAATCATACGACCGCAAATACCTCGACGAAGTCCGAGCAGCCCGGTTCCCCGATCTCTGCACCATTGAGCACCATGCATTCGCCCTCTCCTCCGAGACCGTCTCACTAGCCCAGGGCTGCGGTGCCGTGTGCGCATTTGTCAACGACACGCTCGACGCGCGCGTGCTCACCACCCTCCACGGGTACGGGATTCgagccatcctcctccgctgcGCGGGCTTCAACCACATTGACCTCGCCGCGGCCGAGTCcctcggcctcttcgtcgccaatgTGCCCGCCTACTCGCCCGAGGCCGTCGCCGAGTTCGCCATCGCGCTGACCCAAACCCTGAACCGCAAGACGCACCGCGCCTACAACCGCGTGCGCGAGGGCAACTTCAACATCGAGGGTCTGCTCGGGCGGACGCTGCACGGCAAGACCGTTGGCATCGTCGGCCTGGGCCGTATCGGCATGGCGACCGCGCGCATCTTCAACGGGTTTGGCTGCCGTTTGCTGGCCCATGACCCCGTCGTCGACAGTGACACGTTCCGGCAGTACGGAACCCTGGTTGATCTGGATACCTTGCTGCAGGAGAGCCACATCGTCAGTCTGCACTGTCCGTTGACCGAGAGCACGCGGCACCTCATCAACGAGAAAACCCTGGCGCGCATGCGACCCGGCGCGATGCTGGTCAATACCTCGCGCGGCGGGCTCATCAAAACCGAGGCCGTCATCCAGGCGCTCAAGACGCATGTCCTGGGcgggctggcgctggatgtgTACGAGGCCGAAGGCGAGCTCTTCTACAACGACCATTCCGGCGAGATtatcgaagatgatgtcctGATGCGCCTGATGACGTTTCACAATGTGCTCCTCTGCGGCCATCAGGCCTTCTTTACGTCCGAGGCTCTCACTGAGATTGCTGATGTGACGCTGAGCAATTTGTCGGATTTCGTGGCTCGGCGGTCGTGCAAGAATTCCTTGGTCAGCGAGGGACATGTCGTCGTTCCTGCGGATAAGGAGCCTGTTAGGCTGTAG